From a single Bemisia tabaci chromosome 10, PGI_BMITA_v3 genomic region:
- the LOC140225569 gene encoding uncharacterized protein encodes MMPPENGVDGFDPDDTEVLIKQEFIGSDEPSASSQDEPDDCPGIARQLHQVRKLGEKSGNLPFFKSEADELSFDEKAGVVEPYIADLVSQLPKGEDGHSSLDESVAVEEQQNTSYVTDLVLQPPESEEGNALHDYCASLSEQHKKTLVENHVLQHTDNNGHSLHGEYTSGAELQRNFHVSNHAVHTTEALFSEDRHFSLNERTVAPEQQNNPHIAENMVQLKPDLSDRDENSLGAESEITLPVLQVKEEYIDHPIDTVRVDSLHSHNDIKDEPLSFSFEFKSFLERDIITYDSDNSKAQNNDITPDHSEITSECILPDTVSDAIQDVIDLPIIKQETQSRTNYINHRKLLYVTLVDLFPDKIRKRGGAHTNNFPCSCTYCKLPFICRYCPVTFKRQADLNRHILTHTSERLFVCNECPATFRQRGHLNRHSLTHTGEKPHRCKLCPYAFSQGASLTRHMQTHRRENPFTCNQCSSSFNRADILKYHQALHTNGKLFTCNDCSFTINRKVNLRKHMKVHHGQQPSGLDKNSHHDQNHSCNTSVHHQSDKTTQLQHQVSL; translated from the coding sequence ATGATGCCGCCGGAAAATGGTGTGGATGGATTCGATCCTGACGATACCGAGGTATTGATTAAACAAGAGTTTATCGGATCGGACGAACCAAGCGCATCCTCGCAGGATGAACCTGATGACTGTCCGGGAATCGCCCGGCAACTTCATCAGGTCAGGAAATTGGgggaaaagtcggggaatttgcCTTTCTTCAAAAGTGAGGCTGACGAATTGTCATTTGATGAGAAAGCTGGGGTGGTAGAGCCATATATTGCTGACCTGGTGTCGCAACTTCCAAAAGGTGAGGATGGTCACTCGTCTCTCGATGAATCTGTTGCAGTAGAAGAGCAGCAAAATACTTCTTATGTTACTGACCTTGTGTTGCAGCCTCCAGAAAGCGAAGAGGGTAATGCGTTACATGATTACTGTGCCTCACTCTCAGAGCAGCACAAAAAAACTCTTGTTGAAAACCACGTGTTGCAGCATACTGACAATAATGGTCATTCATTGCATGGTGAATATACTTCAGGAGCTGAGCTACAAAGAAATTTCCATGTCTCTAACCATGCGGTTCACACGACGGAAGCTTTATTTAGCGAAGATAGGCATTTTTCACTGAATGAGCGAACCGTAGCACCAGAGCAACAAAATAATCCTCATATTGCTGAAAACATGGTACAGCTTAAGCCTGATTTGAGTGACCGGGACGAGAACTCTCTAGGAGCAGAATCGGAAATTACTCTCCCGGTCCTCCAGGTGAAGGAGGAATATATCGATCACCCAATCGATACCGTGCGCGTCGATTCATTACACAGTCACAACGATATCAAAGACGAGCCCTTGTCGTTTTCGTTCGAGTTTAAAAGCTTCCTGGAGAGAGATATTATCACTTATGATTCGGACAATAGTAAAGCGCAGAATAATGATATTACACCAGATCACTCAGAAATTACATCTGAGTGCATACTTCCTGATACCGTAAGTGATGCCATTCAGGATGTGATTGATTTGCCCATCATCAAGCAGGAAACACAGTCAAGAACAAATTACATCAACCATCGAAAGCTACTTTACGTGACTCTGGTGGATCTTTTCCCGGATAAAATCCGGAAGCGTGGGGGAGCCCATACGAACAATTTCCCCTGCTCTTGTACTTATTGCAAGTTGCCTTTCATCTGCAGGTACTGCCCCGTTACCTTTAAACGACAGGCTGACTTGAACCGGCATATCCTGACGCACACCTCCGAGCGGCTTTTCGTCTGCAACGAATGCCCGGCCACCTTCAGACAACGAGGGCACCTCAACAGGCACTCCCTCACTCATACCGGCGAAAAACCTCACCGCTGCAAGCTTTGCCCGTACGCGTTCAGCCAAGGTGCTTCACTGACGAGACACATGCAAACTCATCGCAGAGAGAACCCCTTCACCTGCAACCAGTGCTCCTCCTCTTTCAACCGAGCGGACATCTTGAAGTATCACCAGGCACTCCACACTAACGGGAAGCTTTTCACGTGCAACGATTGCTCCTTTACAATCAATCGGAAGGTGAACTTGAGAAAGCACATGAAAGTTCATCATGGCCAACAACCGAGCGGCTTGGACAAAAACTCGCATCATGACCAAAACCACAGTTGCAACACATCAGTCCACCATCAATCAGACAAAACCACACAGTTGCAACACCAAGTCTCCTTGTGA